In the genome of Terribacillus sp. FSL K6-0262, one region contains:
- the pdaB gene encoding polysaccharide deacetylase family sporulation protein PdaB, producing the protein MQHFYVFRFNKWKRWAFVVAAAMFTALIIWMETSSSLSVFSSKEKPAALTQGSKDEPNIALTFNISWGDTQAIPILDELKEQNVKATFFVSGEWAERHPQIVDRIVEDKHELGMMGYRYKSYIEQEPAQIRKDLSYAKEIFRKLGHEDIELVRAPTGDFTTEIIQLSETLGLKVIQYSVNPQDWRNPGTQLIVDEVMEEASNGDIIQLHASDSVKQTEKALETILPALKNKGYHYVTVSELIAGGSPELKEVN; encoded by the coding sequence ATGCAGCACTTTTATGTATTCCGTTTCAACAAATGGAAAAGATGGGCATTCGTCGTTGCAGCAGCAATGTTCACGGCACTGATCATCTGGATGGAGACGAGCAGTTCATTATCCGTCTTTTCCTCAAAGGAAAAACCAGCAGCCCTGACTCAAGGAAGCAAGGATGAGCCTAATATTGCCCTCACCTTCAATATAAGCTGGGGAGATACGCAAGCCATCCCTATACTGGATGAATTGAAAGAACAGAATGTGAAAGCAACCTTCTTTGTCAGCGGCGAATGGGCAGAGCGACATCCGCAAATCGTCGATCGCATCGTCGAAGATAAGCATGAACTCGGAATGATGGGATACCGTTACAAGAGCTATATCGAACAAGAGCCTGCCCAAATAAGAAAGGATCTATCCTACGCTAAAGAGATATTCCGGAAACTCGGTCACGAGGATATCGAATTAGTCCGTGCGCCAACAGGAGATTTCACAACAGAGATTATTCAATTGTCCGAGACGCTCGGCTTGAAGGTGATCCAATACAGTGTGAATCCGCAGGACTGGCGCAATCCGGGCACGCAGCTCATCGTCGATGAAGTCATGGAGGAAGCAAGCAATGGCGATATCATCCAGCTGCATGCTTCCGACTCCGTCAAACAGACCGAAAAGGCCCTGGAAACCATCCTTCCGGCACTGAAGAATAAAGGCTATCATTATGTGACAGTCAGCGAATTGATTGCCGGGGGATCCCCGGAGCTGAAAGAAGTGAATTGA
- the gerD gene encoding spore germination lipoprotein GerD — translation MFVRLVPILILSLFVLASCTGGQAAESSQPDYDTTKQMVADILKTDEGKKAISEVMSDETMQDLVSLDASKVEDAINKSWTSEEGQKFWKERFEDPEFVAAFAKNIGPEQKKLVKDLMNDSDFQKQLLQLLQDPKVQEQMLNVMKSQEFRKELEKTIQESAETPMFEQKLMQTVQKALEEAQSKQKEEAK, via the coding sequence ATGTTTGTACGGTTAGTGCCGATCCTGATATTATCCCTATTCGTGCTTGCTTCATGCACAGGCGGGCAAGCCGCCGAAAGCAGCCAGCCGGATTATGATACGACCAAGCAGATGGTCGCCGATATATTGAAGACGGATGAAGGCAAGAAAGCCATTTCGGAAGTGATGTCTGATGAGACGATGCAGGATTTGGTTTCGCTGGATGCCAGCAAAGTGGAAGATGCCATCAATAAATCATGGACCTCGGAAGAAGGACAGAAATTCTGGAAAGAACGCTTCGAGGATCCGGAATTTGTAGCTGCTTTCGCGAAAAATATCGGACCTGAGCAGAAGAAGCTTGTCAAAGATTTGATGAATGATTCCGATTTCCAAAAGCAGCTCCTGCAGCTCCTGCAGGATCCGAAGGTACAGGAGCAAATGCTGAATGTGATGAAAAGCCAGGAATTCCGAAAAGAACTGGAAAAGACAATCCAAGAGTCCGCTGAAACACCTATGTTTGAACAGAAGCTGATGCAAACCGTCCAAAAAGCATTGGAAGAAGCCCAGTCAAAACAGAAAGAAGAAGCAAAATGA